One stretch of Halobacillus litoralis DNA includes these proteins:
- a CDS encoding polysaccharide biosynthesis protein has protein sequence MPNAYKKRLFLLVFVDSIIVFFSVYMSHFFLNPYVAVFDNVMIVLSATLLISHHLFSSLTGMYKKKWRYASTEELIGIFGVVTLSIITAVLIQAIVFGNVYERALTITWMLHILLIGGVRFAWQYYRNYGMTLKPKLKKGKIKVNDPSRQRTLIVGAGAAGRMLARQMKDSKEFKGDLVGFVDDDFTLHHLTVSGLPVLGSTNNIEQLAAKHQVNHIVMAMPSVKQEVIKDLIQLSKKNVKNVQTLPMIEDIALGNVSVNQIRDVQIEDLLGREPVELDIDSIESEVKGRTVMVTGAGGSIGSEICRQLVKFGPERLILLGHGENSIYTIHMELKQSDIDTDLVTVIADVQDRERIFQVVQDYSPSYIYHAAAHKHVPLMEANPKEAVKNNVIGTKNVAEAAHHAGVKAFVLVSTDKAVNPPNVMGSTKRIAEMIVQNLGRQSQTKFVAVRFGNVLGSRGSVIPLFKKQIAAGGPVTVTHPDMTRYFMTIPEASRLVLQAGALARGGEVFVLDMGEPVKIVDLAKNLIHLSGFTEEQIPIQFNGIRPGEKMYEELLSDKEVNKKPVFPKIFIGKTVEFDSKLVEYLVEHHGDSSVEDLKKYVIDLANNRLPSSKKVLEQVL, from the coding sequence GTGCCCAACGCATATAAAAAACGGTTGTTTTTATTAGTTTTCGTTGATTCCATCATCGTTTTCTTTTCTGTTTATATGTCCCACTTTTTTCTAAATCCTTACGTTGCTGTCTTTGACAATGTCATGATCGTACTTTCAGCTACACTACTTATCAGCCATCATCTATTTTCTAGTCTGACGGGGATGTATAAGAAGAAGTGGCGCTACGCAAGTACCGAAGAGTTGATCGGTATTTTCGGTGTAGTTACCTTATCGATTATTACTGCTGTACTGATTCAAGCCATCGTATTTGGAAACGTTTATGAACGGGCTTTGACGATCACGTGGATGTTACATATATTACTTATCGGTGGCGTGCGTTTTGCCTGGCAGTATTATAGGAACTATGGCATGACACTGAAACCGAAATTGAAAAAAGGAAAAATTAAAGTCAATGATCCTAGCCGACAGCGCACACTTATTGTAGGTGCAGGAGCTGCCGGACGTATGCTTGCACGACAAATGAAGGACTCCAAAGAATTCAAAGGAGACCTTGTCGGATTCGTGGATGACGACTTTACGTTGCACCATTTAACCGTCTCCGGACTTCCTGTGCTTGGCAGTACAAATAACATCGAACAATTAGCAGCTAAACATCAAGTGAATCATATCGTCATGGCGATGCCATCAGTCAAGCAAGAGGTTATCAAAGATTTGATTCAACTGTCGAAAAAAAACGTCAAAAATGTTCAAACCTTGCCGATGATTGAAGATATTGCACTAGGAAATGTATCCGTCAATCAAATCCGAGATGTTCAAATTGAAGATCTTCTCGGACGTGAGCCTGTAGAACTCGATATCGATTCAATAGAATCTGAAGTGAAAGGACGAACCGTGATGGTTACAGGTGCCGGTGGAAGTATAGGTTCAGAAATTTGCCGACAGCTTGTCAAGTTCGGGCCAGAACGTCTCATTTTACTCGGCCACGGAGAGAACAGCATTTATACCATCCATATGGAACTAAAACAATCCGACATTGATACCGATCTTGTGACCGTCATTGCTGATGTTCAGGATCGTGAGCGTATTTTTCAAGTCGTACAAGATTACTCACCGTCCTACATATACCACGCAGCCGCTCACAAACACGTGCCTTTAATGGAAGCCAATCCGAAAGAAGCGGTGAAGAATAACGTCATTGGAACGAAAAACGTAGCCGAAGCTGCACATCATGCAGGGGTAAAAGCCTTTGTGCTCGTATCTACAGACAAAGCAGTTAACCCGCCTAACGTGATGGGATCTACGAAACGGATTGCAGAAATGATTGTTCAGAACCTTGGCCGGCAAAGTCAGACGAAGTTTGTGGCTGTCCGTTTCGGTAATGTACTTGGAAGCCGGGGTAGTGTCATTCCACTATTTAAAAAACAGATTGCTGCAGGTGGACCAGTTACTGTAACTCACCCAGACATGACTAGATACTTTATGACAATTCCAGAAGCTTCGAGACTAGTTCTTCAAGCGGGGGCTCTTGCTCGTGGTGGAGAGGTATTTGTGCTAGATATGGGTGAACCAGTGAAGATTGTAGATCTTGCGAAGAACTTGATTCATCTTTCTGGTTTTACGGAAGAGCAAATTCCAATTCAGTTTAATGGGATTCGTCCTGGGGAGAAGATGTATGAGGAGCTTCTGAGTGATAAGGAAGTGAATAAGAAGCCCGTGTTCCCGAAGATTTTTATTGGAAAGACGGTGGAGTTTGATTCAAAGCTTGTAGAGTATTTGGTTGAGCATCACGGGGATTCAAGCGTCGAAGACTTGAAGAAATATGTGATTGACTTAGCTAACAATAGATTGCCTAGTAGTAAAAAAGTATTGGAGCAAGTGTTATAG
- the galU gene encoding UTP--glucose-1-phosphate uridylyltransferase GalU, giving the protein MKKVKKAIIPAAGLGTRFLPATKAMPKEMLPIVDKPTIQYIVEEAIESGIEDIIIVTGKGKRAIEDHFDKNFELEDNLMQKEKYDLLEKVNATSNVEIHFIRQKEPKGLGHAVWCARKFIGNEPFAVLLGDDIVRSPKPCLRQLMDQQEETLSSVIGVQTVADEETHRYGVIDPLDQEDRLYQVKTFVEKPAQGTAPSNLAIMGRYILNPEIFMFLDKQEKGAGGEIQLTDAIQRLNEIQRVFAYDFEGKRYDVGEKLGFVKTTLELALERKELKVEVLSYLKELLQNEQITN; this is encoded by the coding sequence ATGAAAAAGGTGAAAAAAGCAATTATTCCAGCTGCCGGACTAGGAACACGTTTCCTGCCAGCGACGAAGGCAATGCCGAAAGAGATGCTACCGATTGTTGATAAGCCTACGATTCAGTATATCGTTGAAGAGGCAATTGAGTCTGGGATTGAGGATATTATTATTGTTACAGGTAAAGGAAAGCGTGCAATTGAGGACCACTTTGATAAGAATTTTGAGCTTGAAGATAACTTAATGCAGAAGGAGAAGTATGATTTACTTGAAAAGGTGAATGCAACATCGAATGTTGAAATTCATTTTATTCGTCAGAAAGAGCCAAAAGGACTTGGGCATGCTGTGTGGTGTGCCCGTAAGTTTATTGGTAATGAGCCATTTGCAGTGTTGCTTGGGGATGACATCGTACGTTCTCCAAAACCATGTCTTCGTCAATTGATGGATCAGCAAGAAGAAACGTTATCCTCAGTTATTGGTGTGCAAACAGTTGCAGATGAAGAAACTCATCGTTATGGAGTAATCGATCCTCTTGATCAAGAAGATCGCCTTTACCAAGTAAAGACGTTTGTTGAGAAACCAGCACAGGGTACTGCTCCTTCTAATCTTGCGATAATGGGACGTTACATACTAAATCCTGAGATCTTTATGTTTTTAGATAAGCAGGAGAAAGGAGCTGGTGGTGAGATTCAGTTGACGGATGCCATTCAAAGGCTGAATGAAATCCAGCGTGTATTTGCTTATGATTTTGAGGGGAAGCGGTATGATGTTGGGGAGAAGCTGGGGTTTGTGAAGACGACTTTGGAACTTGCTTTAGAAAGAAAGGAACTAAAGGTAGAAGTATTAAGTTATCTGAAAGAGTTATTACAAAACGAACAAATCACTAATTGA
- a CDS encoding sugar transferase has translation MYLKVKRLLDLCLSSLGIIMLFPFIILLVVCIKIDSKGPVFFKQKRVGINKNTFYIFKFRTMRMETPKDTPTHLLNNADQYITTVGKFLRKTSLDELPQIINIILGQMSIVGPRPALWNQNDLISEREKYNANDVLPGLTGWAQINGRDELPIDKKAKLDGEYVNNMGIVMDAKCFMGTIFSVLKRDGVVEGAKSNARK, from the coding sequence ATGTATTTAAAAGTAAAAAGACTATTAGATTTATGTCTTTCTTCTCTTGGAATCATAATGTTGTTTCCATTTATTATACTGTTAGTTGTGTGTATCAAGATTGATTCAAAAGGTCCCGTTTTCTTCAAGCAAAAGCGTGTAGGGATAAACAAGAATACATTTTATATATTTAAATTTAGAACTATGAGAATGGAAACACCTAAAGATACTCCCACCCATTTACTAAATAACGCAGATCAATATATTACCACAGTAGGTAAATTCCTTAGAAAGACCTCTTTGGATGAACTTCCACAGATAATAAATATTATTTTAGGTCAAATGAGTATTGTAGGTCCTAGACCAGCGCTTTGGAACCAAAATGATCTGATTTCTGAAAGGGAAAAATACAACGCCAACGATGTCTTACCTGGATTAACAGGGTGGGCTCAGATTAATGGGAGGGATGAACTTCCTATTGATAAAAAAGCCAAATTAGATGGGGAATATGTAAATAACATGGGGATTGTTATGGATGCCAAGTGTTTTATGGGAACTATTTTTAGTGTGTTAAAAAGAGATGGGGTTGTAGAAGGTGCCAAAAGTAATGCAAGGAAATAG
- a CDS encoding NAD-dependent epimerase/dehydratase family protein — translation MLLVTGITGHSGQYFLKELIENDYNGTIRCIVRSSSDTTLLDNSGLDIEKVVGDINNQEFINNVMQDVHTVLHIYNIHHSPAIYKAAIKNNVDRTILIHTTGIYSKFKNASAEYELIENEVIRLSSQNNSPDLTILRPTMIYGDLCDSNISKFITLIDKLPIVPIINKGKSLLQPVNARDLGKSYYSVLMSPQKTKGNFYNLSGEKPIELRTVFKLISKELNQKKIYINIPLQFGVILTSIIKAITKGKVDYVEKVQRMGENRSYSHLKASKDFNYQPMSLAKGIELEVGEYLEWKNKK, via the coding sequence ATGCTTTTAGTAACTGGAATTACAGGACATAGTGGACAATACTTTCTTAAAGAATTAATAGAGAATGACTACAATGGGACTATTAGATGCATAGTTAGAAGCTCATCCGATACAACCTTACTAGATAATAGTGGATTGGATATAGAGAAGGTTGTAGGGGATATCAATAATCAAGAGTTTATTAATAATGTTATGCAAGATGTCCACACAGTATTGCACATCTATAATATCCATCATTCCCCTGCTATTTATAAAGCAGCAATAAAAAATAATGTGGATAGAACAATACTAATTCATACAACTGGTATATATTCTAAGTTTAAAAATGCTTCTGCAGAATATGAATTGATTGAGAATGAAGTGATAAGATTATCTTCACAGAATAATTCACCAGACTTAACTATATTAAGACCAACAATGATTTATGGTGACTTATGTGATAGTAATATAAGTAAGTTTATAACTCTTATAGACAAACTTCCTATAGTACCTATTATTAATAAGGGAAAAAGCTTATTGCAACCTGTTAATGCAAGAGACTTAGGGAAATCATATTATAGTGTCCTAATGTCTCCCCAGAAAACCAAAGGTAATTTCTATAATCTTTCTGGGGAAAAGCCTATAGAATTAAGAACAGTTTTTAAATTAATAAGTAAAGAATTAAATCAGAAAAAAATATATATAAATATACCATTGCAATTTGGTGTGATTTTGACAAGCATTATCAAAGCTATAACTAAAGGTAAAGTAGATTATGTTGAGAAAGTCCAAAGAATGGGGGAAAATAGAAGCTATTCACACTTGAAAGCTTCAAAAGATTTTAATTATCAACCTATGTCTCTTGCAAAAGGGATTGAGTTAGAAGTTGGGGAGTACTTGGAGTGGAAAAATAAAAAATGA
- a CDS encoding glycosyltransferase family 4 protein, whose protein sequence is MKKILIVANHYITVYAFRRELVKKLIENDYKVYLSLPKSEENQYFKELGCEIIESPMDRRGTNPISELKLFMNYIKTLKAIVPDLVLTYTIKPNIYAGIAAKLLKVKTIHTVTGLGSVYIQNMYQKSLIAKLNKVAFKSASRVIFLNEDNKKFYHDMKIISKNQKTSIVPGSGVNLDKFKHKKLPSDNKIRFTFVARVLKDKGIEEFLHAAKSIVENYNNVEFEVVGFVDEERYVKFLAEYEQRGFIKYLGKRSDIPEIMEKTSCIVLPSYGEGRGTVLQEGAAIGRPLITCDTYGCRENVEEGYNGYLCEVANPESLKSKLEKFINLSHEEKVKMGNRSRVKAEKEFNRSIVIETYLNEIDKITKS, encoded by the coding sequence ATGAAAAAAATTTTAATTGTTGCAAACCACTATATAACAGTTTATGCCTTTAGACGGGAATTAGTAAAAAAGCTAATAGAAAATGACTATAAGGTTTATCTTTCTCTGCCCAAATCAGAAGAAAATCAGTATTTTAAAGAGTTGGGTTGTGAAATTATAGAGAGTCCTATGGATAGAAGAGGGACAAATCCAATATCAGAGTTAAAACTATTCATGAATTATATAAAAACGTTAAAGGCTATCGTTCCTGACTTAGTCCTTACTTATACTATTAAACCCAATATATATGCTGGGATTGCGGCTAAGTTATTGAAAGTTAAGACTATCCATACAGTTACTGGACTGGGATCAGTTTATATTCAGAACATGTATCAAAAAAGTTTAATTGCGAAATTAAACAAGGTTGCATTTAAATCTGCTTCACGAGTAATCTTCTTAAATGAAGACAATAAGAAGTTCTATCATGATATGAAAATCATATCTAAAAATCAAAAGACATCCATAGTACCAGGTTCTGGGGTTAATTTAGATAAATTTAAGCACAAAAAGCTACCATCAGATAATAAGATTAGGTTCACTTTCGTCGCAAGAGTACTTAAGGATAAAGGTATTGAAGAATTCTTACATGCAGCTAAGAGTATTGTAGAGAACTACAATAATGTCGAATTTGAAGTAGTAGGGTTTGTCGATGAAGAAAGATACGTTAAATTTCTTGCAGAATATGAACAGAGAGGTTTCATAAAATATTTGGGTAAGAGGTCTGACATACCTGAAATTATGGAAAAAACATCATGCATTGTTCTACCTTCCTATGGGGAAGGAAGGGGAACAGTACTTCAAGAAGGTGCTGCAATAGGAAGACCGCTTATAACATGTGACACATATGGATGCAGAGAAAATGTCGAAGAAGGATATAACGGATATCTTTGTGAAGTTGCTAACCCCGAATCTCTTAAATCTAAACTAGAAAAATTTATTAATCTATCACACGAAGAAAAGGTAAAAATGGGTAATCGAAGCCGTGTAAAGGCAGAAAAAGAATTCAATCGTTCTATAGTTATTGAAACCTACTTGAATGAGATCGATAAAATAACCAAAAGTTGA
- a CDS encoding nucleotide sugar dehydrogenase, with translation MNIFNDLLEGKENISVIGLGYVGMPIAVAFAKKINVIGFDLNEQKIEMYKSGVDPTNEIGNKAISETTVSFTSDETRLKDSKFHVVAVPTPINSDKTPNLSPVIGASKIIGRNLTKGSIVVYESTVYPGVTEDICIPILEKESGLKCGIDFKVGYSPERINPGDKVHTLDSIIKIVSGVDSESLDEISKVYELVIEAGIHKASSIKVAEAAKVVENSQRDINIAFMNELAMVFDRMDINTNDVVAAMNTKWNALGFHPGLVGGHCIGVDPYYFVYEAERLGYHSQIVLSGRKINDNMGEFIADAIIKKLITTNKVVKNAKVAILGVTFKENCPDTRNSKVIDIVDRLNEYEINPVIVDPYADQKEAYNEYGIELADINNLTDVDCLVFAVAHNEFKSMDLDEIDNLMKEGPNQEKIIVDVKSLFNQKELENLGYTYWSL, from the coding sequence ATGAATATATTTAATGATTTGTTAGAAGGAAAAGAAAATATATCTGTTATTGGTCTAGGATATGTTGGTATGCCAATTGCAGTGGCATTTGCGAAAAAAATCAATGTAATAGGCTTTGATTTGAATGAACAAAAAATCGAAATGTATAAATCTGGCGTTGACCCTACGAATGAAATTGGAAATAAAGCTATAAGTGAAACGACTGTTTCTTTCACTTCAGATGAAACAAGATTAAAAGATTCTAAATTCCACGTGGTTGCCGTCCCTACACCTATCAATTCGGATAAGACACCAAACTTATCACCAGTTATAGGTGCTAGTAAAATAATTGGGAGAAATCTTACTAAAGGATCAATAGTAGTATATGAGTCAACTGTGTATCCTGGGGTTACTGAGGATATTTGTATACCTATTCTGGAAAAGGAATCTGGTTTGAAATGTGGTATTGATTTCAAAGTTGGGTATTCACCAGAAAGGATAAATCCAGGTGATAAAGTACATACGCTTGATAGTATAATTAAAATCGTCTCTGGAGTTGATTCAGAGTCATTGGATGAAATATCAAAAGTCTATGAGTTAGTCATTGAAGCAGGAATTCATAAAGCGAGTTCAATAAAAGTAGCTGAAGCTGCAAAAGTAGTAGAAAACAGTCAAAGAGACATTAACATAGCCTTTATGAATGAATTAGCAATGGTTTTTGATCGCATGGATATAAACACAAATGATGTAGTTGCAGCAATGAACACAAAATGGAACGCTCTAGGTTTTCACCCTGGATTAGTAGGAGGACACTGTATAGGAGTTGATCCATATTACTTTGTATATGAGGCAGAGAGACTTGGCTACCATAGCCAAATAGTTTTATCAGGTAGAAAGATAAATGACAACATGGGAGAGTTTATAGCAGATGCTATAATCAAGAAGCTAATTACGACTAATAAAGTTGTGAAGAACGCCAAAGTAGCAATTTTAGGAGTAACGTTCAAAGAGAATTGTCCAGATACTAGAAACTCTAAAGTAATAGATATAGTTGATAGATTAAATGAGTATGAAATTAATCCTGTTATCGTGGACCCTTATGCAGATCAAAAGGAAGCATATAATGAGTATGGTATTGAGCTGGCTGATATAAATAATCTCACTGACGTTGATTGTTTGGTATTTGCAGTAGCACACAATGAATTTAAGAGTATGGATTTAGATGAAATTGATAATCTAATGAAGGAAGGTCCTAACCAAGAGAAAATCATTGTAGATGTAAAGAGTTTATTCAATCAGAAAGAGCTTGAGAATTTAGGTTACACGTACTGGAGTCTATAA
- a CDS encoding glycosyltransferase, translated as MRGLFIHDHKFPRLNNQYFYSYGFDEEFFRRYLDIFNRISVIGREKEVNGSNLKPEDKVLDDIEFLTINDLRRLMEKSVRCSIDKEIMNSDYLVIRVPSILGLYAMKLAEKNKKPYIVEVVGCAWDAISNKGISKRIPAHIITYLMQKAVRKAKYVVYVTEEFLEERYPTNGKYIACSNVTLSSVEDTSIKERISNIRTLQQREKVIIGTCATIDVTYKGQQDVIRALAKLKSDGFNIEYQLVGGGDPTYLKKVAEDFGVFENIKFLGSLKHEKVFEWLDDIDIYIHPSKQEGLSRAIIEAMSRGCPVIGADAGGIHELIDNKYIFDKGDLNKIVHLYKEMDEGEMEDQALKNHESSKKYIKSVLYNRRKNFFNDFIENS; from the coding sequence ATGCGTGGTCTTTTTATTCATGATCATAAGTTTCCTCGTTTAAATAACCAATATTTTTATTCATATGGTTTTGATGAGGAGTTTTTCAGAAGATATTTAGATATTTTTAACAGAATAAGTGTGATTGGAAGAGAGAAAGAAGTTAATGGAAGTAATCTTAAACCAGAAGATAAGGTCTTAGATGATATAGAATTTTTAACTATAAATGACCTTAGAAGATTAATGGAAAAATCAGTTAGATGCTCTATTGATAAAGAAATAATGAACAGTGATTATTTAGTAATACGTGTCCCGAGTATATTAGGACTATATGCGATGAAATTAGCAGAAAAAAATAAAAAACCATATATAGTGGAAGTTGTGGGTTGTGCTTGGGATGCTATTTCTAATAAGGGTATTAGTAAGAGAATTCCAGCACATATTATAACGTACTTAATGCAAAAAGCTGTTAGAAAAGCAAAATACGTAGTTTACGTAACCGAAGAGTTTCTTGAAGAAAGATATCCTACTAACGGTAAGTATATAGCATGTTCTAATGTGACCTTAAGTTCAGTAGAGGATACAAGCATTAAAGAAAGAATATCGAATATAAGAACTTTGCAGCAACGAGAAAAAGTAATTATAGGTACATGCGCTACAATAGATGTAACCTATAAAGGTCAACAGGATGTAATAAGAGCACTCGCGAAGTTGAAAAGTGATGGTTTTAATATTGAATATCAGTTGGTAGGTGGAGGTGACCCCACGTATCTTAAGAAGGTTGCAGAGGATTTTGGAGTGTTCGAAAACATAAAGTTTTTAGGATCATTAAAACATGAAAAAGTGTTTGAATGGTTAGATGACATAGATATATATATACATCCTAGCAAACAAGAGGGTCTCTCAAGGGCAATTATAGAAGCAATGAGTCGAGGTTGTCCGGTGATAGGTGCTGATGCTGGTGGTATTCATGAATTAATAGACAATAAATATATTTTTGACAAAGGTGATTTGAATAAAATAGTCCATTTATACAAAGAAATGGATGAAGGAGAGATGGAGGATCAAGCTTTAAAGAACCATGAAAGCTCAAAGAAATATATTAAGTCTGTTCTTTATAACCGGAGAAAAAATTTTTTCAATGATTTTATAGAAAACTCATAA
- a CDS encoding acyltransferase, with translation MKPFFGECGRRVQIGKGVIINNPGSLYLGNDCYISHYCYIQAKGNVTLENNVIVGPMSIIASSNHVFKNGVATHTGKSDSICIGEGTWCGGHVVITSGINIGGKSIIAAGAIVTKDIPNSKKAAGVPAKVIGDL, from the coding sequence ATGAAACCATTTTTTGGTGAATGTGGTAGAAGAGTGCAGATCGGAAAAGGGGTTATAATAAATAACCCTGGTAGTTTATATTTAGGTAATGATTGCTATATTTCACATTATTGTTATATACAGGCTAAAGGAAATGTAACATTAGAAAATAATGTGATTGTTGGACCGATGTCCATTATTGCAAGTAGTAATCATGTTTTTAAAAATGGTGTTGCAACTCACACGGGTAAAAGTGATTCAATATGTATAGGAGAAGGCACATGGTGTGGAGGCCATGTAGTGATAACTTCAGGCATAAATATTGGGGGGAAATCGATTATAGCAGCTGGAGCAATAGTTACAAAAGATATTCCGAATAGCAAAAAAGCAGCCGGTGTACCTGCAAAAGTTATAGGTGACTTATAG
- a CDS encoding glycosyltransferase family 1 protein, producing the protein MIRILHVVSSMNRGGLETFLMNLYRNIDRTQVQFDFLKHTDNECAYDKEIKSLGGRIYSVTSRSKGILKNRKSLKNFFLRHPEYKIVHQHVSSLSYMAPLKLAKENNVPYRIVHCHNTSYSGSKIHGILHKINQRLLHKYATNYFACSKLAAKWLLPKKMYREKKYSIVKNAISTKEFYFNEDVRKEYRKSLNVKDNFVIGHIGRFHHQKNHGFLIDIFYEFQKNNKESSLLLIGEGEVKDEIEAKVKEYGISEKVIFTGVRSDVPELFQAMDAFVFPSLYEGFGIVLVEAQASGLKCYTSSKVVPEEVNVTGEVNYISITDPAKTWSKAIKGKTNEARHLTKNAVNEFDIQQVAEEVQKWYMETHKQI; encoded by the coding sequence TTGATAAGAATACTACATGTTGTCTCTTCTATGAATAGAGGAGGCCTTGAGACCTTTTTAATGAATTTATATAGGAATATTGATAGAACGCAAGTACAATTTGATTTTTTAAAACATACTGATAACGAGTGTGCTTATGATAAGGAAATTAAATCTCTTGGAGGTAGAATATATTCTGTAACATCTAGAAGTAAGGGTATACTGAAGAATAGAAAATCATTAAAAAATTTTTTCTTAAGACATCCAGAATACAAAATAGTTCATCAACATGTAAGTTCTTTAAGCTATATGGCCCCTTTAAAATTAGCTAAGGAAAATAATGTTCCTTATAGAATAGTGCATTGTCATAATACTAGTTATAGTGGAAGTAAAATTCATGGCATTTTACACAAAATTAACCAAAGGCTTTTGCATAAATATGCAACTAATTATTTTGCCTGCTCCAAGTTGGCTGCAAAATGGTTACTCCCCAAAAAGATGTATAGAGAGAAAAAATATAGTATTGTAAAAAATGCAATTAGTACCAAGGAATTTTATTTTAATGAGGATGTAAGAAAAGAGTACCGTAAATCACTTAATGTAAAAGATAACTTTGTGATAGGTCACATTGGTAGGTTTCATCATCAGAAGAATCATGGCTTTCTTATAGATATTTTTTACGAATTTCAAAAAAACAATAAAGAAAGTTCTCTTTTGTTAATTGGTGAAGGAGAAGTCAAAGATGAAATAGAAGCTAAAGTCAAAGAGTATGGTATTAGTGAAAAAGTTATTTTTACTGGAGTAAGGTCAGACGTTCCTGAACTTTTTCAGGCGATGGATGCTTTTGTGTTTCCTTCTCTATATGAAGGGTTTGGAATAGTTTTAGTTGAAGCTCAGGCTTCAGGTTTGAAATGTTACACTTCTAGTAAAGTAGTTCCAGAAGAGGTTAATGTAACAGGTGAAGTAAACTATATTAGTATCACTGATCCAGCTAAGACATGGTCGAAAGCTATAAAAGGGAAAACTAATGAAGCAAGACATCTTACTAAGAATGCTGTAAATGAGTTTGATATTCAACAAGTTGCGGAGGAAGTTCAAAAATGGTACATGGAGACACACAAGCAAATTTAA
- a CDS encoding EpsG family protein: MVHGDTQANLTINDYKTNNLLGLFTSYIYVVSAFLVYFMMPTEYRSTYVFYVIVILGSTFFAALASQSKSSLMFDVNLFFSFLILFFVLGFRNYSGIDDDSYIRIFYEVSNQGWLSRFMQTTMEPGYLMLNAAVSLFTDNYIYMQLLSSLIPLSLFFFVFKRHKKDINLPMAVFLLSTILYFQVLSVGLVRMFIAIGIVFFSFYYLSRNETKKYVTIIIIASLFHYSALFMLTLTYISNKKSWENNRYKKFILLAVIFTPMVFFIISYLFIPFMGARYAIYGNIDDVNFSLSSLSTLPLLFFLLLHNNNKEIKKITSLFITIFALNSILSFYGSILPMGRLIFYTNIALFIVAPMISRYLKKDLWKLIFNGAIILYAYLYVYRTQFTLESHIPNLFPYQNIFY; encoded by the coding sequence ATGGTACATGGAGACACACAAGCAAATTTAACTATTAATGATTACAAAACTAACAACTTGTTAGGTTTGTTCACAAGTTATATTTATGTCGTAAGTGCTTTTCTAGTATATTTTATGATGCCTACAGAATACAGAAGTACTTATGTATTTTATGTTATCGTAATTCTTGGGTCAACTTTTTTTGCAGCACTAGCAAGTCAGTCAAAGTCTTCCCTTATGTTTGATGTAAATTTATTTTTCTCGTTCTTAATTTTATTCTTTGTCTTAGGATTTAGGAACTATTCAGGGATCGATGATGATTCATATATAAGAATATTTTACGAAGTATCAAACCAAGGTTGGTTATCTAGGTTTATGCAAACTACTATGGAGCCTGGTTATTTAATGCTTAATGCTGCGGTTAGTTTATTTACAGATAACTATATCTATATGCAACTTCTAAGTTCTTTAATCCCATTATCGTTATTCTTTTTTGTGTTTAAAAGACACAAAAAAGATATCAACCTTCCTATGGCAGTTTTTTTACTAAGTACAATATTGTATTTTCAGGTATTATCAGTTGGGCTGGTTAGAATGTTTATAGCAATAGGAATTGTATTCTTCTCGTTTTATTATCTTTCTAGAAATGAGACAAAAAAATACGTTACTATTATAATAATAGCAAGCTTGTTCCACTATTCTGCTCTTTTCATGCTAACTTTGACTTATATAAGTAATAAGAAAAGTTGGGAAAATAACAGGTACAAAAAATTCATTTTACTAGCAGTAATATTTACGCCTATGGTCTTTTTTATAATATCATATCTATTTATTCCTTTTATGGGGGCTAGATATGCTATATATGGTAATATTGATGATGTAAATTTTAGCCTTTCAAGTTTGAGCACTTTACCTCTGCTATTCTTTTTGCTTTTACATAATAATAATAAAGAGATAAAGAAAATTACATCTTTATTTATCACAATATTTGCTTTAAATAGCATATTGTCTTTTTATGGTAGCATCCTTCCGATGGGAAGGCTGATATTCTATACCAATATAGCTCTATTTATTGTTGCGCCAATGATCAGTAGATATTTAAAAAAGGATTTATGGAAGCTTATTTTTAATGGAGCTATAATATTATATGCTTATCTTTACGTTTATAGAACTCAATTTACATTAGAAAGTCATATACCTAATTTATTTCCATATCAAAACATATTTTATTAA